A window of the Gordonia humi genome harbors these coding sequences:
- a CDS encoding DNA polymerase has protein sequence MTVPVDARDASPAHATPIDDAPGTAAANASSDETPVRAEGTNLPGRPLTDDRAAYLAGEGIGSYVQHLVAAGLVRSAEPGDPVPDNFNLREERQRGIWFAYPKADGSIRWQIKPDVQDDGEPKYVSAKGGPLGYALRRRGTSDLVIIAEGTKQSLAAAAAVEGAATGFARDAVEVANSTVIGIPGVTGWSEGGALPFDFHRLCQGKRVVIMTDKDAATNIDVYQGAERLGQALTLATSVAYAPNPGGGKDGLDDVLKQVEEAERPGLLAAIVAGASNKPATKKPPAKTIVTDDMLPTSGASLVITSADAYDRIARELIDRCFLHAEERVPTLAFNGGLWWTHAGSRWVAVEDHIIPGTVWTLLASAVVVDNADDEFGRPYPISKYRRDNVLEGLRARLATDPPKTQTAASYWITWHNGKWRHTADPTGPVIACANGLLTRNPDPRNGQRAFYAHTPRYWNLTSLAVAYDANATESEALDQLLTGAWPDDPECCQLALEILGYIASGDVSLQKIFFFWGPKRAGKGKLLDVLTALVGEAQVEASGLSEMSRPFGIENWIEKGLAILDDARDEHVDVGLLSRRMLSISGAAMTAVERKGIKNWSGRLATRIVITSNLLIELRDPAGVLASRMEVLPFSKSFYGEEDLTLGARLENQMSAILNLGLAAYDRLVGEQGGRFTRPESAARDHEMLAAGQSPEEAFLTECCELGPKERDSKFEVYRTYTRWCEDSGRKARAEASFFRIVYSVTGRAVYPVKAAPSEGRQPMVQGLRVRRVTDALNAALQNGSLVPGQAEPDPGQPSVPSQLPAAGVRDGVRDVSGVGDLPGQAETAGQVACLSGVSGVSGQIDAHGKNSDNVPKPPVSAFCFIDKDPGHPGHPGQADPDRPDPEVGGLIAHTSDVFGRPTYSPWLDVDPSELLRDLTGDASTVALHVHPADPDAHRLATVSIATGTARVALMDSEAHMSALRAWLTSTSATLTVHGGPDQLGRLADAGLGKLDALWARTVDTRILDHLLRPGDGTAELDHTLDGAMRFWFPTVGFLPTPEAFDVAQLAAALLPQVDEHLGAEVRQREHHLAATIHQSAHRGLAVAHERAKQHLRIAGQTRSKKLNALKQVGVTDPNNPKQLQAAFAAVGVAVDSTKGAALKSLVLDGDAEVLRRAVLEYREAAATEYAMRPLVNASAGADGVHRVHPVIDTLGARTGRFTTAEPAVTNLAPVHREFLQAEAGHVLVAADYSAIEVRVAAALSGDTALIGRLAAGEDPHTAAAELAGVTREQAKPVLLGWLYGSGIARTAEQLGVTVAEAEVIRDRMAAAMPRLVEWIEGEVARVRSGADRGVSATPLGRRVQVHASRAATVAVNTVVQSAARDVLVRAIERLDDMGWGKYLWLTVHDEIVLHVPEGAAAQAVGLLEQAMADSIGGVQLTAKASVLGARWGKA, from the coding sequence ATGACTGTACCTGTCGACGCCCGCGACGCAAGCCCCGCACACGCCACGCCGATCGACGACGCGCCCGGCACCGCCGCCGCGAACGCCAGCTCCGACGAGACACCTGTCCGTGCTGAGGGCACCAACCTGCCGGGCCGGCCGCTCACCGACGACCGCGCGGCCTACCTGGCCGGCGAGGGCATCGGCTCCTACGTGCAGCACCTCGTTGCCGCAGGGCTGGTCCGCAGCGCGGAGCCGGGTGATCCGGTTCCCGACAACTTCAACCTGCGCGAGGAGCGGCAGCGCGGCATCTGGTTCGCCTACCCGAAGGCCGACGGATCGATCCGGTGGCAGATCAAGCCCGACGTCCAGGACGACGGCGAGCCCAAGTATGTGAGTGCCAAGGGCGGCCCCCTCGGCTATGCCCTCCGGCGCCGGGGAACCTCCGACCTGGTCATCATCGCGGAAGGCACCAAGCAGTCCCTGGCCGCGGCCGCGGCCGTCGAGGGGGCCGCCACCGGCTTCGCGCGGGACGCCGTGGAGGTCGCCAACTCCACCGTGATCGGCATCCCAGGCGTGACCGGTTGGTCTGAGGGCGGCGCGCTGCCGTTCGACTTCCACCGCCTGTGCCAGGGCAAGCGCGTGGTCATCATGACCGACAAGGACGCCGCCACGAACATCGACGTGTACCAGGGTGCGGAGCGTCTGGGGCAGGCGCTCACGCTGGCCACCTCCGTGGCCTACGCGCCGAACCCCGGCGGCGGCAAGGACGGCCTGGACGACGTGCTCAAGCAGGTCGAGGAGGCGGAGCGCCCTGGGCTGCTGGCTGCCATTGTGGCCGGCGCCTCGAACAAGCCCGCGACGAAGAAGCCCCCGGCCAAGACCATCGTCACCGACGACATGCTCCCCACTTCCGGGGCTTCGCTCGTCATCACGTCGGCGGACGCCTACGACAGGATCGCCCGCGAGCTGATCGACCGGTGCTTCCTGCACGCCGAGGAGCGGGTGCCCACCCTCGCGTTCAACGGTGGCCTCTGGTGGACGCACGCCGGGTCGCGGTGGGTCGCGGTGGAGGACCACATCATCCCCGGCACGGTGTGGACGTTGCTGGCGTCGGCCGTCGTGGTCGACAACGCCGACGACGAGTTCGGGCGTCCGTACCCCATCTCGAAGTACCGCCGCGACAACGTGCTCGAGGGACTGCGTGCCCGTCTCGCGACCGACCCGCCGAAGACCCAGACCGCCGCGTCGTACTGGATCACCTGGCACAACGGCAAGTGGCGGCACACCGCTGACCCCACCGGCCCGGTCATCGCCTGCGCGAACGGCCTCCTGACCCGCAACCCCGACCCGCGCAACGGGCAGCGCGCCTTCTACGCACACACCCCGCGCTACTGGAACCTGACGAGCCTCGCGGTCGCCTACGACGCGAACGCCACCGAGTCCGAGGCCCTGGATCAGCTGCTGACGGGGGCCTGGCCCGACGACCCTGAGTGCTGCCAGCTGGCCTTGGAGATCCTCGGCTACATCGCCTCGGGCGACGTCAGCCTGCAGAAGATCTTCTTCTTCTGGGGGCCGAAGCGCGCCGGCAAGGGCAAGTTGCTCGACGTCTTGACCGCCCTCGTCGGCGAGGCCCAGGTGGAGGCGTCCGGCTTGTCTGAGATGAGCCGCCCGTTCGGCATCGAGAACTGGATCGAGAAGGGCCTCGCGATCCTCGACGACGCCCGCGATGAGCACGTGGACGTGGGCCTCCTGAGCCGGCGCATGCTGTCGATCTCGGGTGCCGCCATGACCGCGGTTGAGCGCAAGGGCATCAAGAACTGGTCGGGCAGGTTGGCGACCCGCATCGTCATCACCAGCAACCTGTTGATCGAGCTCCGCGACCCCGCAGGTGTCCTCGCCTCACGCATGGAGGTGCTGCCCTTCTCCAAGTCGTTCTACGGTGAGGAGGACCTCACGCTCGGCGCGCGGCTGGAGAACCAGATGTCTGCGATCCTCAACCTCGGCCTCGCGGCTTACGACCGACTGGTCGGGGAACAGGGAGGGCGGTTCACCCGTCCGGAGTCGGCAGCTCGGGACCATGAGATGCTCGCCGCCGGGCAGTCGCCGGAGGAAGCGTTCCTCACGGAGTGCTGCGAGCTCGGACCGAAGGAGCGCGACTCCAAGTTCGAGGTGTACCGGACGTACACGCGCTGGTGCGAGGACAGCGGACGGAAGGCTCGCGCTGAGGCGTCGTTCTTCCGGATCGTCTACTCGGTGACCGGGCGCGCGGTGTACCCGGTCAAGGCTGCGCCGTCGGAGGGACGGCAGCCCATGGTCCAAGGTCTGCGGGTTCGCCGAGTCACCGACGCCCTCAACGCGGCGCTCCAGAACGGGTCACTCGTGCCCGGACAGGCTGAACCCGACCCCGGACAGCCCAGCGTGCCCTCACAGCTCCCGGCCGCAGGTGTCCGGGATGGTGTCCGGGATGTGTCCGGGGTCGGCGATCTGCCCGGTCAGGCTGAAACCGCAGGCCAGGTGGCCTGCCTGTCCGGGGTGTCCGGGGTGTCCGGGCAGATCGACGCTCACGGAAAAAACAGTGACAACGTGCCCAAGCCCCCCGTTTCTGCGTTTTGTTTCATCGACAAGGACCCCGGACACCCCGGACACCCCGGACAGGCCGATCCCGATCGACCTGACCCCGAAGTGGGCGGTCTGATCGCTCACACCTCGGATGTCTTCGGCCGACCGACGTACTCGCCGTGGCTCGACGTCGACCCGTCGGAGCTCCTTCGAGACCTGACCGGCGATGCCTCCACGGTCGCCCTGCACGTGCACCCCGCAGACCCGGATGCGCACCGGTTGGCCACGGTCTCCATCGCCACCGGTACCGCGAGGGTCGCACTGATGGACTCCGAGGCCCATATGTCCGCACTGCGGGCGTGGCTGACCTCCACCAGTGCGACCCTCACCGTGCACGGCGGCCCCGACCAGCTCGGCCGCCTCGCCGACGCGGGTCTCGGGAAGCTCGACGCGCTGTGGGCGCGGACCGTGGACACCCGCATCCTGGACCACCTGCTGCGTCCGGGAGACGGAACCGCCGAGCTGGACCACACCCTCGACGGCGCGATGCGGTTCTGGTTCCCCACGGTGGGATTCCTGCCCACCCCCGAGGCGTTCGACGTGGCACAGCTCGCGGCCGCCCTCCTGCCTCAGGTGGACGAGCATCTCGGCGCCGAGGTGCGGCAGCGCGAGCACCATCTGGCGGCGACCATCCACCAGTCGGCACACCGCGGCCTGGCGGTCGCCCACGAGCGGGCGAAGCAGCACCTGCGCATCGCGGGGCAGACGCGCTCCAAGAAGCTGAACGCGCTGAAGCAGGTCGGTGTCACCGACCCGAACAACCCGAAGCAGCTGCAGGCTGCGTTCGCTGCGGTCGGCGTCGCCGTGGACTCCACAAAGGGAGCCGCGCTGAAGTCCCTGGTCCTCGACGGGGATGCCGAGGTGCTGCGACGAGCGGTCCTCGAGTACCGGGAGGCTGCGGCCACCGAGTACGCGATGCGCCCGCTCGTCAACGCATCCGCCGGCGCGGACGGTGTGCACCGCGTCCACCCCGTGATCGACACGCTGGGCGCCCGCACGGGTCGGTTCACCACGGCCGAGCCCGCAGTGACGAACCTGGCTCCTGTGCACAGGGAGTTCCTGCAGGCGGAGGCCGGGCACGTGCTGGTGGCCGCGGACTACAGCGCGATCGAAGTGAGGGTTGCGGCCGCCCTGTCCGGTGACACCGCGCTGATCGGTCGACTGGCAGCGGGCGAGGATCCGCACACCGCCGCGGCGGAGCTCGCCGGAGTCACTCGGGAACAGGCCAAGCCGGTGCTCCTGGGGTGGTTGTACGGGTCGGGCATCGCCAGGACCGCCGAGCAGCTCGGTGTCACCGTGGCCGAGGCTGAGGTGATCCGGGACCGCATGGCCGCCGCGATGCCACGGCTGGTCGAGTGGATCGAGGGCGAGGTTGCCCGTGTGCGTTCGGGAGCTGACCGCGGGGTCAGCGCGACCCCGCTCGGACGGCGTGTGCAAGTCCATGCGTCCCGGGCGGCCACGGTTGCCGTGAACACCGTCGTTCAGTCGGCGGCGCGGGACGTGCTGGTGCGGGCGATCGAGCGCCTGGACGACATGGGGTGGGGCAAGTACCTCTGGCTCACCGTGCACGACGAGATCGTGCTGCATGTGCCCGAGGGCGCCGCCGCGCAGGCCGTTGGACTGCTGGAGCAGGCGATGGCCGACAGCATCGGCGGGGTGCAGCTCACCGCGAAGGCCTCGGTGCTCGGCGCTCGGTGGGGCAAGGCGTAG
- a CDS encoding helix-turn-helix domain-containing protein, which translates to MSAYIDFLTIAAAAERRGVHHTTIRRWVREGLLPAVRLGDGSLRVNPTDLDAVRQPERVNPRAGDTSATLRAIASLSGGLIEDLGVDGGAHRWRITPVAGAPLLIEQELSVAA; encoded by the coding sequence ATGAGTGCCTACATCGATTTCCTCACCATCGCCGCCGCCGCTGAGCGCCGCGGCGTTCACCACACCACGATCCGTCGCTGGGTCCGCGAGGGGCTGTTGCCCGCCGTGCGCCTCGGCGACGGATCGCTTCGTGTGAACCCCACCGACCTGGACGCGGTCCGTCAGCCGGAGCGAGTGAACCCTCGCGCTGGTGATACGTCGGCGACTCTGCGGGCGATCGCGAGTCTCTCCGGCGGCCTGATCGAGGACCTCGGGGTGGACGGCGGCGCCCATCGGTGGCGCATCACCCCCGTGGCCGGCGCTCCGCTGCTGATCGAGCAGGAACTCAGCGTCGCGGCCTGA
- a CDS encoding helix-turn-helix domain-containing protein has translation MSHDYRFGGICTQCSQAAGHDEGDEVLTVPAVAEWMHVSEKTVYRLVRSHQLEAFKVGTAVRIRRSAVIEYMDTARMGGAA, from the coding sequence GTGTCTCACGACTACAGGTTCGGCGGGATCTGCACGCAGTGCAGCCAGGCCGCCGGACACGATGAGGGTGATGAGGTGCTGACGGTGCCGGCGGTCGCCGAATGGATGCACGTCAGCGAGAAGACCGTGTACAGGCTGGTTCGGAGCCACCAGCTCGAAGCGTTCAAGGTGGGTACGGCTGTGCGCATCCGGCGGTCCGCGGTGATCGAGTACATGGACACCGCGCGGATGGGAGGCGCCGCATGA
- a CDS encoding tyrosine-type recombinase/integrase, with protein MASAGARDFGSIRKLPSGRWQARYRAPDGERRTAPTTFTTKKAASAWLADVQSDIERNRWKSPEQVAAEEAEAAAARAETLTVRELAEVWMETIPSDNHRMTSASRVRRFINPELGDIKITELTRERCDRWYRDMEERLCPGAPTQRRRTYAALQAMLKLAIHMDWLDRMPLRVKGALVDVPERDPQTATPAEVDALAAAMPPYLQMSVQLAAWCGLRLGEILGLQIDDIAVDRATAPPLAPVVRLRLRRHVVQGRGTGTMTIVDGTKASDRVESVVVPPHLVVPLWTHVQTHARHVEPRWLFPGTRTVDMPCGPATLDRRWRLAREATNLEHYTFHDLRRTGNTIAAMAGATPGEMRERLRHKTSEAAERYIVSARGADVALAVRMSEQAANPHRPAARTESNPEPGEVLDEAAVDAAIETVIALVEKARGSGDIELSRHLVERLDKACAEAHELVED; from the coding sequence ATGGCGAGTGCTGGGGCACGGGACTTCGGCTCGATCAGGAAGCTGCCGTCCGGACGATGGCAGGCGCGGTACCGCGCCCCCGACGGGGAGCGGCGCACAGCACCCACCACCTTCACGACGAAGAAGGCGGCGTCGGCTTGGTTGGCGGACGTGCAGAGCGACATCGAGCGGAACCGCTGGAAGTCCCCGGAGCAGGTGGCCGCCGAGGAGGCCGAAGCGGCCGCAGCGAGGGCAGAGACGCTCACCGTCCGCGAGCTGGCCGAGGTGTGGATGGAGACGATCCCCAGCGACAACCACCGCATGACGAGCGCGAGCAGGGTCCGCCGCTTCATCAACCCCGAGCTCGGCGACATCAAGATCACAGAGTTGACGCGGGAGCGGTGCGATCGCTGGTACCGCGACATGGAGGAGCGGCTCTGTCCGGGCGCGCCCACGCAGCGGCGCCGGACGTACGCGGCGCTGCAGGCGATGCTCAAGCTGGCGATCCACATGGACTGGCTGGACCGGATGCCGCTGCGGGTCAAGGGGGCGCTCGTCGACGTGCCCGAGCGGGACCCACAGACCGCGACGCCGGCCGAGGTCGACGCTCTCGCCGCGGCGATGCCGCCGTACCTCCAGATGTCCGTGCAGCTCGCCGCCTGGTGCGGCCTACGACTGGGGGAGATCCTCGGTCTGCAGATCGACGACATCGCAGTCGACCGGGCGACCGCGCCGCCCCTCGCCCCTGTCGTGCGACTGCGACTCCGCCGACACGTCGTACAAGGGCGCGGCACCGGGACCATGACGATCGTCGACGGGACCAAGGCGAGTGACCGCGTCGAGTCCGTGGTCGTGCCCCCTCACCTCGTCGTACCGCTCTGGACGCACGTGCAGACCCACGCACGACATGTCGAGCCGAGATGGCTGTTCCCGGGCACGCGAACTGTGGACATGCCGTGCGGTCCGGCCACGCTGGATCGGCGGTGGCGCCTCGCGCGAGAAGCGACCAACCTGGAGCACTACACGTTCCATGACCTCCGCCGGACTGGGAACACTATCGCCGCGATGGCGGGCGCGACTCCCGGGGAGATGCGCGAGCGGCTCCGACACAAGACCTCGGAGGCAGCGGAGCGCTACATCGTGAGCGCCCGCGGGGCCGACGTCGCGCTCGCGGTTCGCATGAGCGAGCAGGCCGCGAACCCGCACCGCCCCGCGGCGCGGACCGAGTCGAACCCGGAACCGGGGGAGGTGCTCGACGAGGCGGCGGTCGACGCCGCGATCGAGACCGTCATTGCGCTGGTCGAGAAGGCGCGGGGGAGCGGTGACATCGAACTGTCCCGGCACCTCGTCGAGAGGCTCGACAAAGCGTGCGCGGAGGCGCATGAACTCGTAGAAGACTGA
- the nrdE gene encoding class 1b ribonucleoside-diphosphate reductase subunit alpha, whose amino-acid sequence MSPTAVTVPDSTVSASQSGVHTGPAGHEPEDLDFHALNAMLNLYDEDGNIQFDKDKEAARQYFLQHVNQNTVFFHDTDEKLDYLVKENYYEPEVLDQYDREFVKLLFSHAYGKKFRFPTFLGAFKYYTSYTLKTFDGKRYLERFEDRVCMVALTLAAGDTALARNLVDEIMDGRFQPATPTFLNSGKKQRGEPVSCFLLRIEDNMESIGRSINSALQLSKRGGGVALLLSNVREHGAPIKQIENQSSGVIPIMKLLEDSFSYANQLGARQGAGAVYLHAHHPDIYRFLDTKRENADEKIRIKTLSLGVVIPDITFQLAKNNDDMYLFSPYDVERVYGKPFADVNVTDEYHAMVEDKRIRKSKIKAREFFQTLAELQFESGYPYIMFEDTVNRANPVAGKITHSNLCSEILQVSTPSTFNDDLSYSHIGRDISCNLGSLNIAKTMDSPDLGQTIETAIRGLTAVADQTSIDSVPSIKRANDDGHAIGLGQMNLHGYLARERIFYGSEEGIDFTNIYFYTVAYHAIRASNKIAKERGSAFAGFEDSKYASGEFFDKYIDQVWEPKTQKVRDIFANAGAAANGQLFSDGGIHIPTQDDWRELKASVQEHGIYNQNLQAVPPTGSISYINHSTSSIHPVASKIEIRKEGKIGRAYYPAPYLTNDNLEYYQDAYEIGYEKVIDTYAAATQHVDQGLSLTLFFKDTASTRDVNKAQIYAWRKGIKTLYYIRLRQMALEGTEVDGCVSCML is encoded by the coding sequence GTGTCGCCCACCGCCGTCACCGTCCCAGATTCCACCGTCTCGGCCAGCCAGTCGGGCGTCCACACCGGCCCCGCCGGGCACGAGCCGGAGGACCTCGACTTCCACGCGCTCAACGCGATGCTCAACCTGTACGACGAAGACGGCAACATCCAGTTCGACAAGGACAAGGAAGCCGCGCGACAGTACTTCCTGCAGCACGTCAACCAGAACACCGTGTTCTTCCACGACACCGACGAGAAGCTCGATTACCTCGTCAAGGAGAACTACTACGAGCCGGAGGTCCTCGACCAGTACGACCGCGAGTTCGTCAAGCTGCTGTTCAGCCACGCGTACGGCAAGAAGTTCCGCTTTCCGACGTTCCTCGGCGCGTTCAAGTACTACACGAGCTACACGCTCAAGACCTTCGACGGCAAGCGTTACCTGGAGCGTTTCGAAGACCGCGTGTGCATGGTCGCGCTGACCCTCGCCGCAGGCGACACGGCCCTCGCTCGCAACCTCGTCGACGAGATCATGGACGGTCGTTTCCAGCCGGCCACCCCGACGTTCCTCAACTCGGGCAAGAAGCAGCGCGGCGAGCCGGTCTCGTGCTTCCTCCTGCGCATCGAGGACAACATGGAGTCGATCGGTCGCTCGATCAACTCGGCGCTCCAGCTGTCCAAGCGCGGCGGCGGCGTCGCCCTGCTGCTCTCCAACGTCCGTGAGCACGGTGCGCCGATCAAGCAGATCGAGAACCAGAGCTCCGGTGTCATCCCGATCATGAAGCTCCTCGAGGACTCGTTCAGCTACGCCAACCAGCTCGGCGCACGCCAGGGTGCCGGTGCGGTGTACCTGCATGCTCACCACCCGGACATCTACCGGTTCCTGGACACCAAGCGCGAGAACGCCGACGAGAAGATCCGTATCAAGACCCTGTCGCTCGGCGTCGTGATCCCGGACATCACGTTCCAGCTCGCCAAGAACAACGACGACATGTACCTGTTCAGCCCGTACGACGTGGAGCGCGTCTACGGTAAGCCGTTCGCGGACGTCAATGTGACCGACGAGTACCACGCGATGGTCGAGGACAAGCGGATCCGCAAGAGCAAGATCAAGGCGCGCGAGTTCTTCCAGACGCTCGCCGAGCTGCAGTTCGAGTCGGGCTACCCGTACATCATGTTCGAGGACACGGTGAATCGTGCGAATCCGGTGGCGGGCAAGATCACCCACTCGAACCTGTGCTCGGAGATCCTGCAGGTGTCGACGCCGTCGACCTTCAACGACGATCTCTCGTACTCGCACATCGGCCGCGACATCTCCTGCAACCTGGGTTCGCTGAACATCGCGAAGACGATGGATTCGCCGGATCTGGGGCAGACCATCGAGACCGCGATCCGCGGGTTGACAGCCGTCGCCGATCAGACGTCGATCGACTCGGTGCCGTCGATCAAGCGCGCCAACGACGACGGCCACGCCATCGGTCTGGGACAGATGAACCTGCACGGCTACCTGGCTCGTGAGCGGATCTTCTACGGCAGTGAAGAGGGCATCGACTTCACGAACATCTACTTCTACACGGTCGCGTACCACGCGATTCGTGCGTCGAACAAGATCGCCAAGGAGCGCGGTTCCGCGTTCGCGGGATTCGAGGACAGCAAGTACGCCTCGGGCGAGTTCTTCGACAAGTACATCGACCAGGTGTGGGAGCCGAAGACGCAGAAGGTCCGCGACATCTTCGCGAACGCCGGCGCGGCGGCCAACGGTCAGTTGTTCTCCGACGGCGGCATCCACATCCCGACACAGGACGACTGGCGCGAGCTGAAGGCGAGCGTCCAGGAGCACGGCATCTACAACCAGAACCTGCAGGCCGTCCCGCCGACCGGTTCGATCAGCTACATCAACCACTCGACGAGTTCGATCCATCCGGTCGCGTCGAAGATCGAGATCCGTAAGGAAGGCAAGATCGGCCGCGCGTACTACCCGGCGCCGTACCTGACCAACGACAACCTGGAGTACTACCAGGACGCGTACGAGATCGGTTACGAGAAGGTCATCGACACGTACGCCGCGGCGACGCAGCATGTCGATCAGGGCCTGAGCCTGACGCTGTTCTTCAAGGACACCGCGAGCACTCGCGACGTCAACAAGGCGCAGATCTACGCCTGGCGCAAGGGCATCAAGACGCTGTATTACATCCGCCTGCGGCAGATGGCCCTCGAAGGGACCGAGGTGGATGGCTGCGTCAGCTGCATGCTCTAG
- the nrdI gene encoding class Ib ribonucleoside-diphosphate reductase assembly flavoprotein NrdI — translation MSAAADEVPGRDDLPLIVYFSSVSENTHRFVRKLGVRSARIPLIDREGAFRVEEPYVLITPTYGGGKISDAGQVTAHAGGGYVPKQVIKFLNVEHNRSLIRGVIAAGNTNFGPEFCMAGDIIARKCQVPYLYRFELMGTPDDVTRVRSGLTEFVRAHRALAHTI, via the coding sequence ATGTCTGCGGCCGCCGACGAGGTGCCAGGCCGCGACGACCTGCCCTTGATCGTCTACTTCTCCTCCGTCTCGGAGAACACCCACCGCTTCGTGCGCAAGCTCGGAGTCCGATCGGCGCGGATACCGCTGATCGACCGGGAGGGTGCTTTCCGGGTGGAGGAGCCGTACGTTCTGATCACTCCCACCTACGGGGGAGGCAAGATCAGCGACGCCGGGCAGGTCACCGCCCATGCGGGCGGCGGCTACGTGCCGAAACAGGTCATCAAGTTCCTCAACGTCGAGCACAATCGCTCGCTGATCCGCGGAGTGATCGCCGCCGGGAATACAAACTTCGGTCCGGAGTTCTGTATGGCAGGCGACATCATCGCCCGTAAATGCCAGGTGCCCTACCTGTATCGATTCGAGCTGATGGGCACACCCGACGACGTCACTCGAGTACGGTCCGGTCTCACCGAGTTCGTACGCGCACATCGCGCTTTAGCGCACACCATCTAG
- the nrdH gene encoding glutaredoxin-like protein NrdH, whose product MAITVYTKPACVQCNATYKALDKLGLSYDVVDISQDDEARDYVMALGYLQAPVVVDGDDHWSGFRPERIKSLAARAA is encoded by the coding sequence ATGGCAATCACCGTCTACACCAAGCCGGCATGTGTTCAGTGCAACGCCACCTACAAGGCGCTCGACAAGCTCGGTCTGTCGTACGACGTCGTCGACATCAGCCAGGACGACGAGGCTCGCGACTACGTCATGGCGCTCGGTTACCTGCAGGCGCCCGTCGTCGTCGACGGTGACGACCACTGGTCCGGATTCCGTCCCGAGCGCATCAAATCGCTCGCCGCTCGCGCGGCCTGA
- a CDS encoding NADPH-dependent FMN reductase — MSELNIAVLVGSLRAASVNRQLAEIALANLPEGVNASIVEGLGELPFYNEDIDVEGSVPAAVVPVREAVAGVDAVLLVTPEYNGTLPAVLKNAIDWLSRPYGAGALSGKPVGVIGAAMGQYAGTWSRQDTRKSVGIAGARVVEDVEIGIATLQLDEAGVHTDAIVGQVTEAVRVLADSVAVTV, encoded by the coding sequence ATGTCTGAACTGAACATCGCCGTCCTGGTCGGCAGCCTGCGCGCGGCTTCGGTCAACCGTCAGCTGGCCGAGATCGCACTCGCCAACCTGCCCGAGGGCGTCAACGCCTCGATCGTCGAAGGTCTGGGCGAGCTTCCCTTCTACAACGAGGACATCGATGTCGAGGGCTCGGTGCCCGCCGCCGTCGTCCCCGTCCGCGAGGCCGTCGCCGGTGTCGACGCCGTCCTGCTCGTCACCCCCGAGTACAACGGCACTCTGCCCGCCGTCCTGAAGAACGCCATCGACTGGCTGTCGCGTCCCTACGGCGCGGGCGCGCTGTCGGGGAAGCCGGTCGGTGTCATCGGCGCCGCCATGGGGCAGTACGCGGGCACCTGGTCGCGCCAGGACACCCGTAAGTCGGTCGGCATCGCGGGCGCCCGCGTGGTCGAGGACGTCGAGATCGGTATCGCGACCCTGCAGCTCGACGAGGCCGGTGTGCACACCGACGCCATCGTCGGCCAGGTGACCGAGGCCGTCCGCGTGCTCGCCGACTCGGTCGCCGTCACGGTCTGA
- a CDS encoding TetR/AcrR family transcriptional regulator, with product MAPPQRASVGLPVVGGPTLSSERADAARNRRLLLAAAKSLIDDNGAAAVTMDAVARAAGVGKGTVFRRFGNRTGLMRALLDHSEADLQQAFLSGPQPLGPGGHPLDRLIAYGRARLKMTVDHLDILLEATTDDPDRLAHPVLAMSTQHVKILLRQLGFAGSLDVLAYAVQAPIDAITVRHLTTIVGLTPAQIADDWEQMVRDLAAGVR from the coding sequence ATGGCACCTCCCCAGCGCGCATCTGTCGGCCTCCCGGTCGTCGGTGGACCGACGCTGTCGTCCGAGCGCGCCGACGCCGCCCGCAACCGCCGGCTGCTGCTGGCCGCGGCGAAGTCGTTGATCGACGACAACGGGGCGGCCGCGGTCACCATGGACGCCGTCGCACGGGCCGCCGGAGTGGGCAAGGGCACGGTCTTCCGTCGTTTCGGCAACCGCACCGGCCTCATGCGCGCCCTGCTCGATCACTCCGAGGCCGATCTGCAGCAGGCCTTCCTGTCCGGGCCGCAGCCGCTGGGCCCGGGGGGACACCCGCTCGACCGGTTGATCGCCTATGGCCGCGCACGGTTGAAGATGACCGTCGACCACCTCGACATCCTGCTCGAGGCCACCACCGACGACCCCGACCGCCTCGCGCACCCGGTCCTGGCCATGTCGACCCAGCACGTGAAGATCCTGCTGCGTCAGCTCGGGTTCGCCGGCTCCCTCGACGTCCTCGCCTACGCGGTCCAGGCGCCGATCGACGCGATCACCGTCCGCCACCTGACCACGATCGTCGGGTTGACTCCCGCTCAGATCGCCGACGACTGGGAACAGATGGTCCGCGATCTCGCGGCAGGCGTCCGCTGA